The window CTGCGGCGATTCTTGTCCGATCTACCCTGGCAAGCGCTATGAAGACTGGGAACTCACCGATCCCGCCAACCAGTCGCTCGAGACAGTCCGCGCCATACGCGACGAAATCCACGACCGCGTGAAGCACCTGGTCGCCTCCCTCACGAAAGAAGAAGCACTCTAATGACCTCGGAACACCCCGCAGTCCTGTTCGTCTGCAGCAAGAACGGCGGAAAATCCCAACTCGCCGCCGGCCTCATGCGTGACCTGGCCGGGGATGACGTCACGGTCTACTCAGCCGGCACCAAACCCGCTGAGTCCTTAAACGGCCAAGCTGTGGAATCCCTGGCCGAATTGGGTATCGAAGTCGCCGGTGAGTATCCCAAGCCGGTCACGGACGAAGTACTCAACTCCGTGGACGCCGTCATCGTCCTCGGAACCGAAGCCAAACTCGAACCCGTTGAAGGAACACGATTCGAAATCTGGGAGACCGACGAACCCTCCAAACGCGGTATCGAAGGCATGGAACGCATGCGCCTGGTCCGTGACGACATCAAAACCCGTGTCCAGGCCCTCTACAGCGAACTCATCCCAAACTAACCCGCGAAGGGGCCATGGGCATTGCGACCGGGGCCAGAAATTACCCTCCGCCCGGGGCCACATTAGCGTCCGTCAAAATTGCTTCCGGCCACTTTAGACTGCACCCATGACTGAAACAGCCCCGGCCCCCGACTCCGCGTTCGAAGCCGCCTACCAAGCTGCCCAAAAGAGCCTCAGCGAAGGCGGAATCCCCATCGGAGCCGCGCTGGCCCGCGGTGGGAAAGTTGTTGCCAGTGGCCACAACGAACGTGTCCAGCACGGCGACCCGATAGCGCACGGCGAGATGTCCGCGCTCAGGGCCGCCGGCCGCCAGAAGACCTACCGTGACACCACTCTCTACACCACCTTGGCGCCCTGCGCGATGTGCACGGGAACCATCATCCAATTCAAAATCCCCCGGGTGGTGGTGGGCGAGGCCGAAACCTTCCCCGGCGAATTCGACCTCCTGCGTTCCCGTGGCGTGGAGGTGGTGGTACTGGATGACCCCCGGTGCGTGGACATGATGCGCACTTTCCAAGAGGAACACCCCGAATTGTGGGCGGAAGACATCGCCGAATAGCAGCCGTGAAATGGCCGCTCGAAAGGGCCCGCAATCGCCTAGCCACGGTCACCCTCCGGGCGTAGGCTGGCATCATCGGCGTCGGTGCCGAGAGGCCCCTCGTCGATGATCCCAATCGATGAAGGAGGACCCATGAGTGTCGTACGTGAATTCATGACAACCAACGCCCAGTGCATCGAAGAGGACAAAACTCTTCAGGACGCCGCCAGGCTGATGAGGGACTTGGACTGCGGTTCACTCCCTATCTGCGGACACGACGGCAAGCTCACGGGCTTCATCACCGACCGCGACATCGTGGTCAAGTGTTTGGCCGAAGGCAAGGATGCCCGCGAAGTCCGCGCCAGTGAGTTGGCCACCGGCAAACCCTATTGGGTGGATGCAGATGCCAACGTTGACGAGGCCGTCACCATGATGGAGGAACATCAAGTGCGCCGCCTTCCCGTCATCAGCGACCACAAGCTGGTGGGCATCATCAGCCAGGGCGATATTGCCCGCAACCACTACGCAGAAGAGCGCCTCGGCGAGATGGTGGAGCACATTTCAGCCAAGGAGCACATGGCCCACTGAGGCCCGGACACCGGCACGCAAACCAGCCGCCGCGAGGCATCCCTTAGAGGAACGCCTCGCGGCCCGTTCCTTCACGCAGCACGAGTTCGCCGTCTTCGATCGAGACGAGCAAGCTCTTTGGTTTCCCCGCGAGCTTCTTCGTGGCGCTAAGTTTTCGGCTGCTGACCTCGACGCCCACTGTGGCGCCCTTCGCCGGCAGTTCCACTGTTAGTTCATCGGCCATCCCCAACAGCTTCTGAGTGGATACATCCCTTTCGGACACGGCCTCCTTGCCGTTGACGGTCACGGTCACGTCATCGGAAACGAACCCGTCCTGAAGGATGATGAGCAGTTCCTGCATTGTCCAACTACAGCACTAACGGAGCCCCCGGGATAGGCCTTCCCGATACCTGCCTTCTGAAACTGTCGGCCACGTGAGGCAAACTGTCATGGTGACTTCAAATCTCCAACACCAGTCAGCTGACTCTGCCATCCACGCCCAGATCGCCGCCGAACTCGGCGTCAAGGCCTGGCAGGTCAAGGCCGCAGTGGAACTGCTCGACGCCGGATCCACCGTGCCCTTCATCGCCCGCTACCGTAAGGAAGTCACCGGGACGCTCGATGACACCCAGCTCCGCGATCTCGAGGAACGGCTCAGATACCTGCGTGAGCTGGAAGAACGACGCTCGTCCGTCCTGGAGGCGATCGCCGCCCAAGGAAAGCTGACCCCGGAACTGGAAGCCGCCGTCGTCGGGGCTGAGACCAAGGCACGGCTGGAAGACATCTACCTTCCTTTCAAATCCAAGCGCCGCACAAAGGCGCAGATCGCCCGCGAAGCCGGGCTGGAACCCCTGGCCGACGTCCTTCTCGCCAACCCGCAACTGGACCCCACAACAGAAGCCGCCAAGTACCTGAACGCCGAGCACTCCATCGACGATCCCACCACGGCGCTCGCAGGGGCACGCGCCATCCTGGTGGAGCGTGTCGGGCAGGATGCCGATTTGGCCGAGGATCTGCGCGAACGGCTCTGGAAGCAGGGGAGCATGGTTTCGCGGGTCAAGAAGGGCATGGAGTCCGAGGGCCAGAAGTTCAAGGACTATTTCGAGTTCACTCAGGTGCCTTCCGGCATGCCGTCGCACCGCGTGCTCGCTTTGCTGCGCGGTGAAAAGGACGGCGTCCTTGAATTGGATCTCGCCGAAGCTGACCCGGCCGACGACGACGCCCTGGCCGCCGCCCGCGGTAAGTACGAGAACGCTGTGGCCAAGTGCCTTGGGGTCGCGAACCAGGGGCGCCCGGCGGATGCGTGGCTGACGCAAACTGCCCAGCTCGCTTGGCGCGGCCGTATCTTGGATCGCCTCACCACCGACCTTCGCGGGCGCATGTTTGCTGACGCGGAAGACGAAGCAGTGCGCGTCTTCGCGGCCAATCTGCGCGACGTCCTACTGGCGGCTCCGGCCGGCAACCGGGCCACTCTGGGCCTTGACCCCGGGCTGCGCACGGGCGTGAAGGTGGCAGTGGTGGACGGGACGGGCAAGGTCGTCACCACGGACACCATCTACCCCCACGCACCCGCCAAAAAGTGGGATGAGGCGTTGGCCACGCTCGATCGGCTGGCCAAGCAGTGCAACGTGGAACTCGTGGCGATCGGCAACGGAACGGCCTCTCGTGAAACGGACAAATTGGCCACGGAGCTTATCAAGTCCCTCGAAGCTGGTGGCTCCAAGGGAATTCAGAAGCTGGTGGTATCCGAGGCCGGGGCCTCCGTGTATTCAGCCTCTGCCCTGGCGGCGTCCGAACTCCCGGGCATGGATGTTTCGCTGCGTGGGGCTGTGTCCATTGCCCGCCGCCTTCAGGATCCACTGGCGGAACTGGTCAAGATCGAACCGAAGTCCATCGGCGTGGGGCAGTACCAGCACGACGTCACCGCAGCGAAGCTGGACCGCTCGCTGGATGCCGTGGTGGAAGACTGCGTGAACGCCGTGGGCGTGGATGTGAACACTGCATCACCGGCGCTGCTCAGCCGCGTGGCTGGTGTTGGGCCGCTGCTCAGCGAAAACATTGTGGCCTATAGGAACGAGAATGGGCCGTTTGCGAAGCGCAGCGACCTCAAGAAGGTACCCCGGCTGGGTGCCAAGGCCTTTGAGCAGTGCGCCGGCTTCCTCCGGATCACCGGGGGAGCGGAGCCACTGGACGCCTCAAGTGTGCACCCGGAAGCGTATTCTGTGGCCCGGAAGATTCTGGTCGCGGCCGGTGGCGGTCCTGCCACTGCTTTGGATGCGCAGGCTTTCGTCGATGGCACGTTCGGCCTGCCCACGGTCAAGGACATCATGTCCGAGCTGGAGAAGCCCGGACGCGATCCCCGTCCTGCGTTCAAGGCGGCCTCTTTCTCTGAAGGCATCGAGAAGATCTCCGACCTCAAGCCCGGCATGATCCTGGAAGGCACTGTGACCAACGTTGCCGCTTTTGGTGCGTTCGTTGACGTCGGAGTGCACCAGGACGGACTGGTTCACGTCTCGGCACTGTCCAACAAGTTCGTTTCGGATCCCCGCGAAATCGTGAAGTCCGGCCAAGTGGTCCGGGTCAAGGTCCTTGAAGCCGACCCTGAGCGCAAGCGCATCTCGCTGACATTGAGGCTCGACGACGAACCCGGCACCGCTGGCGGACGCACCTCGGGTGGGCGTGCTGCAGGTGGCCGGGACTCTGGTGGCCGGGACTCGGGCGGGCAGCAGGGTCAGCGCGGCGGTGGCCAACGCACGGGTGGTCCGCGTGACGGTGATCGGCGCGGAAACCAAGGCCGGCCGCAGCAGGGAAACCAAGGCCGGTCGCAGCAGGGCAAGCCCCAGCAAGCTCCGGCCGCTCCCGCCAACACCGCCATGGCTGAAGCTCTGCGCCGGGCCGGCCTCGGTAAGTAACTCCTATAAGCCGGCGGTCCTGGCTTCCCACACCTCTGCATCCGAGGGCTGCAGGGCCGTGGGAAGCCAGCGGCCGATGCGGGCGAAAGCCTCGCGCCTAATGGCTTCAGGTGACAGGAAGATGTCGTGGAGCGCGTTCGGCAGCCGGCTCACAGTGACGGTGTCCGCGAGGGACAAGGAGCGGTGAGCCACGGCGTCGACATTGAGTGCGACGTCAGCGGTGAGAGCGTCGGCGGACCATTTTGGCTGCAGGTAGCTCTTGTCCGAGAGCAACACGAGCACCGGAACGTCGATGCCCAAACCGGCTGCCACGGTGGCTTGGCCGCGGAACACGGCATCGAGGAATGCTGGCGTAATGGGGAAACCCCGGTCAGGACGCCATTCCAAGTTGTAGTCCCATTCGCCGTCAAGGTGTGCCGAGACAGCCCGGGTGTAGATGCCTGGATCCACTGGAGGTAGGGGCGTCAACGGGTGGAGTTTGGCGCGGAGTCCCACCAGCGGGGCGATCGCACGTCTGCCGAGCTCGGTCGCCTGGAATTCCAGCCAGGGGCTGTTGAGGACCAGGGCCGAAGCCACGCCGGGGTGGCGGGCAGCCCACAGGCTCAGGGTGAGTCCACCAGTTGAGTGGCCCAGCAGAATAAGTGGACGGTCTTCGCCAGGAAAACCCTGGCCAGGAACACCGGAGCGGCCCATGGCTGACAGGGCGGCCGCGATGTCGGCGTCGTAATCGGACAGGTTGGTGACGAAACCCGGAACCAGTCCGGGACGCAGGCTGCGCCCGTAGTTGTGCAGATCCAAGGCGTAGAAGCGCGCCCCGGTTCGGTGCCAGAACTGAGCCAGATGGCGTTGGAAGAAGTAGTCGGACCATCCGTGTACATAGAGGACGTCGGCATCGATTCCCACACCGTCCGGGACATCCAGCCATTGCTCGCCGCCGCCGACGTACCGTACAAGGGTGGCGAGAGCACCGCCGTCGAGCTCTAGCGTTTGCTGCTCAAAGCCTTCGCCAAGAAGGTCCGGTGTCCACGGCTGCGTCATGGATTCGATCGTAGCGGCTCGCCAGCGTCCGGCTCCTTTTCCTTCTGCCACGGCCAGCGGCCAGTGATTTCGAGTTCCAGGGAGAAGCTGAGGAACGTCCGGATCAGCACGATGATCGCCAGCACACCGACGCTTTCAAACGTCGGGGTGACCGCCACGGTGCGGATGATGTCAGCGGCCACCAGGAGTTCGAGGCCCAGCAGGATGGACCGTCCCAGCAGCTGCCGGTAGGAGCGGTAAGGGGAGAACGGGGAGAGGCCGCTGGCACGCTTCGGTTGGTAGCCACGGAGAGCCAACGGTATGGAGACCAGGGCTCCGATCACCATGACAGCCACTCCGGCGGCGTCCATGTACCGGCCGACTTCTTCGATGATGCTCTGGAAATCCATGGCCCTCCCTGCGTAGGTGCGTGCCCTTACCGTCTCACAGAGCAAGTGCCCCACGCAGCAAGGTGTGGTGGACCGTCGGCCCACCACACCCGGTTGCTGTCAGCGCAGGGGATCAGGGCTTGGCGCCCATAGCCTCCCAGGCCTTGTTCTTCAGCTCGGCGCGTTCCTTGCGTGCCACTATCGCTTCGTCCTGGCTAACAGCAACAAAGCTGGTGACCGTGCCGGGGGCAGCGCGGGCAACGAGATCCATGTCGGCGCTGATGACGGTTGCCACCATGGCGTAGCCGCCGCCGGAGACAGCATCGCGGTGCAGGATGATGGGCTGCGTTCCGCCGGGAATCTGGATGGAGCCCACAGCGTAGCCGGCATCGACGATATTGGAGGGGTCCGAGCCTGCGCCGAAGGGCTGCTCGCGTTCTTTCCATTCCACTCCCGGCCCTGAGTACCGGAGACCCATCCGGTCGGCCACGGGAGTGACTTTCCATTCACCGTTCAGGAGGTTGTCCTTTCCGGCATCCGTCAGTCTGTGGTCGTAGAGGCCCATGACAATCCGCACGGATTGCGCCTTGTCAAAGGAGGGGCGGAAGGACTCGGGCACTTCCTGACTGGCCGGGAGTTCGCCACGCGGGGTGCCGACGGGTACCAGATCGCCGGCCTCAAGCTTTCTGCCCTTGTACCCGCCGATGCCGCCGAGATTGTAGGTGGAACGGCTCCCCAGGACCTGGGGGACGTCGATCCCACCTTGGACGGCAATGTAGTAGCGCGTCCCGCCCCGGATGACACCGAAGCTCAGTTCGTCGCCGGCGCTGAGCTGCAGCCGGGTCCACTGGGGCTGGGTTTCACCATTGACCTTGACATCAACGGGAGCGCCCGTAATGGCGATGATGGCATCGGCGTCCGTCGCCAAGACAGGACCAAGGTAGGTGCATTCAAGGACGGCGTCGCCGGGTCCGTTACCCACCAAGGCATTGCCTAGCTCGGCGGAGTACTGGTCCATGGAGCCGCTTTGCGGGATGCCCACGTTGTAATAGCCCACGCGGCCCTGGTCCTGAACGGTGGTGGCCAGACCCGGATTCTTGATATCAAATGCCATTGAGTGCCTCCATGAGTTCCTGGTTGTAGGCCTGCGGATCGGACAGGGCTTTGGACGCGTCGAAGGTGATGGGGACTTGGCGGTAGCGGTAGCTTCCGTCCTCAACCTGAGCCTGGATGGCGTTGTACTCGTCTTCGGTGACCGGCTTGAACTTCACGATGTCGCCGGGGCGGAAGAAGACCATGAAGTCCTTGAAGTCAGCCAACGACTGCGCGGGATCGTAGATCGGGGCCGCCGCGACGCCGAACATCTGGTACCCGCCGGCACCCCGGACCGAGTAAATGGCTGCGAAGCAACCGCCATGGCCCACGGTCAGTTTTGGTGTGTCCGTGCGGGGACTGAGGTACTTGGGCACCTGCAGTTGCTTCTCACGCTCCACCAGCTGGAACAGGAACGGCAGCCCGGCCACGAAGCCCACCATGGACACAAGCCATGGCTGTTCGTGGTGGCGGCGGATGAACTCAGCGGCGTCGTGGAGGCCGTTGACCTTCGCGGCGTAGTCGAGGTCCTTGCCGTCCGGCTCCTGGTGGAAGCCTTCGCGGAATCGCTGCGCTACCTCGGCCGTGAAAGGGTCGTCGTACCAGACGGGAACTTCGATGATCCGGGTTTCCAGCGACTGTTCGTCGTGGTTCTGCAGCTCGAGTTCGATGTTCCGGACCGTTGATTCAAGGCTCGACGGCGGCAGCACGTCAGGATTGAACCGCACCAGCAGTGAGGCGTTGGCAGGGCAAATATCGACGACGCCGGCTAAGGCCGCGTCCGACAGTTTCCTGGCTATGGACATCACTTTGAAGTTGGCCGCCAGGCTCATGGATTCGTCCACTTCGACGAACAGGAACTCGTCGCCGCCCCATGTGTAGCGGGCTTCCTTCAGGACGGGGCTTGGGGTGGTCATTTCGCCTCCAACAGATCGGGAGCGGACTCGATGAACTTGGAGTGATGGGTGACTGCAGCGAACTCGGGACGGGCCAGCAGCATTTTGTGCACCGGAACAGTGGTTTTGACGCCTTCGATGTGTACGTGATCCAAAGCGTCCAGGGTGGCGGCAATGGCGGCATCACGATCGGCAGCGTGGACGATCAGTTTGGCGAGCATGGAATCGTAGTAGGGGCTCACCACGGATCCGGTGTCCACGCCGGTATCCACCCGTATTCCGTCGCCGGTGGGCCATTCGATGGAATTCAGGCGTCCGGGACTCGGGAAGAAGTTGTTGCCCGGGTCTTCGGCGTTGATCCGGCACTCAATGGCGTGCCCTGTGAACGTGATGTCCTCTTGCGTCAGGGACATGGAACCGGTGCCGGCGATGAGCAGTTGCTCCCGGACCAGGTCCACTCCGGTGATCTGTTCGGTGATGGGGTGCTCCACCTGAATGCGGGTGTTCATCTCGATGAACGCCGCTTCGTGGTTCCGGGGGTCGTAAAGGAACTCCACCGTGCCCGCTCCCTGGTACCCGCACTGCCTGGCAAGTTCCACGGAGGATTGCCGGATGGTCTCCCGCACGGCATCGGGGAGGTCTGGTGCGGGGGCCTCTTCAATGACTTTCTGGGAGCGCCGCTGCATGGAGCAGTCG is drawn from Arthrobacter sp. 31Y and contains these coding sequences:
- a CDS encoding arsenate-mycothiol transferase ArsC; translation: MTSEHPAVLFVCSKNGGKSQLAAGLMRDLAGDDVTVYSAGTKPAESLNGQAVESLAELGIEVAGEYPKPVTDEVLNSVDAVIVLGTEAKLEPVEGTRFEIWETDEPSKRGIEGMERMRLVRDDIKTRVQALYSELIPN
- a CDS encoding nucleoside deaminase; translation: MTETAPAPDSAFEAAYQAAQKSLSEGGIPIGAALARGGKVVASGHNERVQHGDPIAHGEMSALRAAGRQKTYRDTTLYTTLAPCAMCTGTIIQFKIPRVVVGEAETFPGEFDLLRSRGVEVVVLDDPRCVDMMRTFQEEHPELWAEDIAE
- a CDS encoding CBS domain-containing protein; translation: MSVVREFMTTNAQCIEEDKTLQDAARLMRDLDCGSLPICGHDGKLTGFITDRDIVVKCLAEGKDAREVRASELATGKPYWVDADANVDEAVTMMEEHQVRRLPVISDHKLVGIISQGDIARNHYAEERLGEMVEHISAKEHMAH
- a CDS encoding Tex family protein — protein: MVTSNLQHQSADSAIHAQIAAELGVKAWQVKAAVELLDAGSTVPFIARYRKEVTGTLDDTQLRDLEERLRYLRELEERRSSVLEAIAAQGKLTPELEAAVVGAETKARLEDIYLPFKSKRRTKAQIAREAGLEPLADVLLANPQLDPTTEAAKYLNAEHSIDDPTTALAGARAILVERVGQDADLAEDLRERLWKQGSMVSRVKKGMESEGQKFKDYFEFTQVPSGMPSHRVLALLRGEKDGVLELDLAEADPADDDALAAARGKYENAVAKCLGVANQGRPADAWLTQTAQLAWRGRILDRLTTDLRGRMFADAEDEAVRVFAANLRDVLLAAPAGNRATLGLDPGLRTGVKVAVVDGTGKVVTTDTIYPHAPAKKWDEALATLDRLAKQCNVELVAIGNGTASRETDKLATELIKSLEAGGSKGIQKLVVSEAGASVYSASALAASELPGMDVSLRGAVSIARRLQDPLAELVKIEPKSIGVGQYQHDVTAAKLDRSLDAVVEDCVNAVGVDVNTASPALLSRVAGVGPLLSENIVAYRNENGPFAKRSDLKKVPRLGAKAFEQCAGFLRITGGAEPLDASSVHPEAYSVARKILVAAGGGPATALDAQAFVDGTFGLPTVKDIMSELEKPGRDPRPAFKAASFSEGIEKISDLKPGMILEGTVTNVAAFGAFVDVGVHQDGLVHVSALSNKFVSDPREIVKSGQVVRVKVLEADPERKRISLTLRLDDEPGTAGGRTSGGRAAGGRDSGGRDSGGQQGQRGGGQRTGGPRDGDRRGNQGRPQQGNQGRSQQGKPQQAPAAPANTAMAEALRRAGLGK
- a CDS encoding alpha/beta hydrolase; translation: MTQPWTPDLLGEGFEQQTLELDGGALATLVRYVGGGEQWLDVPDGVGIDADVLYVHGWSDYFFQRHLAQFWHRTGARFYALDLHNYGRSLRPGLVPGFVTNLSDYDADIAAALSAMGRSGVPGQGFPGEDRPLILLGHSTGGLTLSLWAARHPGVASALVLNSPWLEFQATELGRRAIAPLVGLRAKLHPLTPLPPVDPGIYTRAVSAHLDGEWDYNLEWRPDRGFPITPAFLDAVFRGQATVAAGLGIDVPVLVLLSDKSYLQPKWSADALTADVALNVDAVAHRSLSLADTVTVSRLPNALHDIFLSPEAIRREAFARIGRWLPTALQPSDAEVWEARTAGL
- a CDS encoding DUF1622 domain-containing protein; this translates as MDFQSIIEEVGRYMDAAGVAVMVIGALVSIPLALRGYQPKRASGLSPFSPYRSYRQLLGRSILLGLELLVAADIIRTVAVTPTFESVGVLAIIVLIRTFLSFSLELEITGRWPWQKEKEPDAGEPLRSNP
- a CDS encoding biotin-dependent carboxyltransferase family protein; translated protein: MAFDIKNPGLATTVQDQGRVGYYNVGIPQSGSMDQYSAELGNALVGNGPGDAVLECTYLGPVLATDADAIIAITGAPVDVKVNGETQPQWTRLQLSAGDELSFGVIRGGTRYYIAVQGGIDVPQVLGSRSTYNLGGIGGYKGRKLEAGDLVPVGTPRGELPASQEVPESFRPSFDKAQSVRIVMGLYDHRLTDAGKDNLLNGEWKVTPVADRMGLRYSGPGVEWKEREQPFGAGSDPSNIVDAGYAVGSIQIPGGTQPIILHRDAVSGGGYAMVATVISADMDLVARAAPGTVTSFVAVSQDEAIVARKERAELKNKAWEAMGAKP
- a CDS encoding 5-oxoprolinase subunit B family protein → MTTPSPVLKEARYTWGGDEFLFVEVDESMSLAANFKVMSIARKLSDAALAGVVDICPANASLLVRFNPDVLPPSSLESTVRNIELELQNHDEQSLETRIIEVPVWYDDPFTAEVAQRFREGFHQEPDGKDLDYAAKVNGLHDAAEFIRRHHEQPWLVSMVGFVAGLPFLFQLVEREKQLQVPKYLSPRTDTPKLTVGHGGCFAAIYSVRGAGGYQMFGVAAAPIYDPAQSLADFKDFMVFFRPGDIVKFKPVTEDEYNAIQAQVEDGSYRYRQVPITFDASKALSDPQAYNQELMEALNGI
- a CDS encoding acetyl-CoA carboxylase biotin carboxylase subunit yields the protein MKKLLIANRGEIAVRIIRTARDMGIGTVVIVSEPDSTSLAARTADEFVVVGPAPAPASYLNQDAIIAAALDTGCDAVHPGYGFLSENSSFARKVADAGLIWVGPDADAIDMMGNKSLARESAHKAGVPVLRGSDGPLDPDADAIAIAAGIGYPLVVKASAGGGGRGIRFVNSEDELLGTIEMARGEAASVFGDPTVYLERFVEHARHVEVQVLGDGTNFIHLGDRDCSMQRRSQKVIEEAPAPDLPDAVRETIRQSSVELARQCGYQGAGTVEFLYDPRNHEAAFIEMNTRIQVEHPITEQITGVDLVREQLLIAGTGSMSLTQEDITFTGHAIECRINAEDPGNNFFPSPGRLNSIEWPTGDGIRVDTGVDTGSVVSPYYDSMLAKLIVHAADRDAAIAATLDALDHVHIEGVKTTVPVHKMLLARPEFAAVTHHSKFIESAPDLLEAK